The following are encoded in a window of Bos indicus isolate NIAB-ARS_2022 breed Sahiwal x Tharparkar chromosome 7, NIAB-ARS_B.indTharparkar_mat_pri_1.0, whole genome shotgun sequence genomic DNA:
- the EBI3 gene encoding interleukin-27 subunit beta, with protein sequence MALRLVLAFAVSLWLGCSFCREREGHPVASSQPRVRCQASRYPVAVDCSWTLPPTPPNSTRPTSFIATYRLGVAAHGESWPCLQQTPEATSCVIPDVQMFSMVPYVLNITAVHPGGVSSSFVPFVPEHIIKPDPPEGVCLSPLPGQRLWVQWEPPRTWPFPEIFSLKYRIRYKRHGAARFRQVGPIEATSFTLKAVRPQAKYCIQVAAQDLTDYGEWSAWSLPAAASMTLGK encoded by the exons ATGGCCCTGAGACTCGTCCTGGCTTTTGCCGTCAGCCTCTGGCTGGGCTGCTCATTCTGTCGCGAGAGAGAAG gCCACCCAGTAgcttcctcccagcccagggtGCGGTGCCAGGCCTCCAGGTACCCGGTCGCCGTGGACTGCTCCTGGACCCTGCCGCCCACTCCTCCGAACTCCACCAGGCCGACATCATTCATTGCCACCTACAG GCTTGGCGTGGCAGCTCATGGGGAAAGCTGGCCCTGCCTCCAGCAGACACCGGAAGCCACCAGCTGTGTCATCCCCGACGTCCAGATGTTCTCCATGGTGCCCTATGTGCTCAACATCACAGCTGTCCACCCCGGCGGTGTCAGCAGCAGCTTCGTGCCCTTTGTCCCAGAGCACATCA TCAAACCGGATCCTCCAGAAGGCGTGTGCCTGAGCCCCCTCCCTGGGCAGCGGCTGTGGGTGCAATGGGAGCCCCCCCGGACCTGGCCCTTCCCAGAGATCTTCTCCCTCAAGTACCGGATCCGCTACAAGCGTCATGGGGCTGCTCGCTTCCGTCAG GTGGGGCCAATTGAAGCCACATCCTTCACCCTCAAGGCTGTGAGGCCTCAAGCCAAGTACTGCATCCAGGTGGCCGCTCAGGACCTCACCGACTACGGGGAATGGAGTGCCTGGAGTCTCCCTGCTGCTGCCTCCATGACCCTGGGCAAGTAG